The proteins below are encoded in one region of Pseudomonas entomophila L48:
- a CDS encoding TOBE domain-containing protein, whose amino-acid sequence MKVSARNVFEGTVSSVQPGAVNAEVEVTLAGGEKLVAVVTMASLHNLSINVGKQAVALVKAPWVVLMTDAAGYKLSARNSLEGEVVRVGDGAVNAEVVLKLSGGTEVYAIVTREAVQELGLKPGVKATALIKASHIILGAKA is encoded by the coding sequence ATGAAAGTCAGTGCCCGCAATGTCTTCGAAGGTACCGTCAGCAGTGTTCAACCCGGCGCAGTGAATGCCGAGGTGGAAGTGACCCTGGCCGGCGGTGAGAAACTGGTCGCGGTAGTCACCATGGCCAGCCTGCACAACCTCAGCATCAATGTCGGCAAGCAGGCCGTGGCCCTGGTGAAGGCACCGTGGGTGGTGCTGATGACCGATGCCGCCGGCTACAAGCTGTCTGCGCGCAACAGCCTGGAAGGCGAAGTGGTGCGAGTCGGCGACGGTGCGGTGAACGCTGAAGTGGTCCTGAAGCTGTCCGGTGGCACCGAGGTCTACGCCATCGTCACCCGTGAAGCGGTGCAGGAGCTCGGCCTCAAGCCAGGCGTAAAAGCCACCGCGCTGATCAAGG
- a CDS encoding accessory factor UbiK family protein encodes MLAPKAFLDALSDQASRLFSGDTAAPRAELESQFKVLMQGAFSKLDLVSREEFDSQMVVLARTRARLEALEKQVAELEARMAPPAAE; translated from the coding sequence ATGCTCGCGCCCAAAGCCTTTCTCGATGCCCTGAGCGACCAGGCCTCGCGCCTGTTCAGCGGCGACACCGCTGCGCCTCGCGCCGAACTGGAAAGCCAGTTCAAGGTGCTGATGCAGGGCGCCTTCAGCAAGCTCGACCTGGTCAGCCGCGAAGAGTTCGACAGTCAAATGGTGGTGCTGGCCCGCACCCGCGCCCGGCTGGAAGCCCTGGAGAAACAAGTCGCCGAGCTGGAAGCACGGATGGCCCCGCCCGCCGCGGAATAA
- the glnK gene encoding P-II family nitrogen regulator: MKLVTAIIKPFKLDDVRESLSEIGVQGITVTEVKGFGRQKGHTELYRGAEYVVDFLPKVKIDVAIDDKDLDRVIEAITKAANTGKIGDGKIFVVNLEQAIRIRTGETDTDAI, from the coding sequence ATGAAGCTAGTCACTGCCATCATCAAGCCGTTCAAGCTGGACGACGTGCGCGAGTCGCTGTCGGAAATCGGCGTGCAGGGCATCACCGTCACCGAAGTCAAAGGTTTCGGTCGTCAGAAGGGTCACACCGAGCTGTACCGCGGCGCCGAATACGTGGTCGATTTCCTGCCCAAGGTGAAGATCGATGTGGCCATCGACGACAAGGACCTTGATCGGGTGATCGAGGCCATCACCAAGGCGGCCAACACCGGCAAGATCGGCGACGGCAAGATCTTCGTGGTCAACCTGGAGCAGGCAATCCGTATCCGTACCGGCGAAACCGATACCGACGCGATCTAA